One window from the genome of Nitrospiria bacterium encodes:
- a CDS encoding acyl-CoA dehydrogenase family protein has product MKRFRFDVIVIGCGPAGASAAVTLARAGLSVLVLEAGVYAGAENWSGCVYFAENLAEPDAFGEAAVTAAPYERRLVRRGIFLHNGLDLVGLSYQNQDTFRHCYTVLRPVYDPYWADKVQTQGAMLLPQTTVTSLIRRGGRVVGVETEHGPVYADVTFIAEGDASHLIRRERLERVSEPHFMQGVKAVLSLPPTVIDERFHLSPGEGCAHEYLIRNGQMGGQTAHLNIGAFLYTNRDSLSFGYVVPLENLKEAYRGDHSRLLEWLRGLPHFKPLLKDAALSAYGTKLIRSGGLREQPLLVEDGLAVGGAAAGLGIDLPYPNFTGPSSASGLLFARAVRGLLHDGQSITADRLRQSYLEPLQASVYGQNAAFLSSWPEYLENSRTFFGRSADLACGLVHFLTQPNARLWQAARFLRGHLSIRTLREVFGDAAHMIRASGLKSALSASLKPYLLGRWTAALFRPGLKAHPGFQFRIEILDRPAVDIQKFPWPLRPVLTRLLPGLAEGMKIVYANDGRPLSEKFREASRSVLERLKITDGITLPVFVLFLATLALVSVLFDFIRYYLFRQPVEKVLGGPVTDYLHTQQTLRDLDQAKTVDSFEAKLATNSYRLGHRSHIRVLWPEELAHHGDLAQSSLWSVCPARVYQYDPPLVGRGVVMVNYENCIKCESCWHAAGDQVRWGRHTDHRLIYRPDSESIQILLGQKPPSSPPRPPREESGPRPDPKPGVSIQGPHREILAALSDSLASVFRAVCAFETAVEHIPASADATRREWPRKIGGMTTQRMGALASLLSSEKITEAFSVSGFSDRIRMEWHQILQEDGKDLELQLSAGQEFHALSAARRIREEVVRPMIEAVDAILPPSDGMMGDRDRRPPEPNLGDRIAALFPDRIVKEWENSPIPSDARERLHYLFMEYADRPTSLIRALSSTSPALGLLAAGHTEALTILRQTGQPLRGDLCAIDAQVLSIQNAKEGPIIDGVVELVPLSLSKGLLIVCDNEAWQVPLGQPGLKTTPTPAVGFRSAGLHRLEFKAVKAHGPALPVGDGRRFGTDYAAVALGTADYLARRVKEHADGRVQFAHQMRDTQGRDGIAKLGAVKAMIARIEAWHLLLTVLLEEGIDPGPPEHFPGWPDLCATVATLAFGPQAGQMGYDAGQVFGGFAYSEDDLLSRAYRDSALFRFLPAGFGAAERLMRRLQENRDALESAVASRNRLWNEVRKGPLADTATRWDETTKRWMGLSSECDPALSGEAGALLLGAHRVLCQVQQKLEQALPVEGEAASSAVVIHLAEQAVDAMEFRRRDSPLLPIAVFPERPAAERVELPMSYEAICNPSSAGSSQPYQSGQYLLAPLDPSVRFVPEVQLHDPSLRDRWQGCTDWFLEHIWTKSFDGMHIERYVEKIHGIPDGTLEGFKKNGYFSTVIPSELDGGGWWKAEYYILTTAAGRFGDAGLLLVIMASTSIGTTPMLLGLEKELPLAVQELEPLARDPQQLGEIGDRLDRLIAGMKRPDPARLKKGFTELMSLVDSRIRHTRVVKYLAANFLKTFYAAAIAGQRRDLEGFRRGLAEAKPLFDILAPTIRLAVDELPRRERAHQFFLKKLGHGGISAFALTEPTAGSDTGGVKTTARPMSRPLTSLEDGRYRFSLTNDETPNHPSLRYIIDADRVRFDDRSGPSGMVYELPTGEGVPIRCDEYNYDTDEGLRYYVFRGQKIYFHDIAQIRVRDGKPVYDFYELNGAKMWITNGRVATQYCLYAQSPEGVTGFMVDRHAEGLKVGADERKMGQRGSPTNEIAIDQVRVPKECIIGYEGHGQVNALETLNVGRCGLAVASITLMRKLLLDAIEQVPSTPRRDRLLGEAAAILFGSDSMTFHLVGLFDRHTTESVRMESAIAKYVCSEDLHEVMTLIEEAYGPVGVTERYRVEKLRRDSRILNIYEGTNEVQRFLILKDLVALSKEWKPIPFPENSEPPSRLAFWKELLRGHVAAAAEPLGDTVWMDAVLQPTFFLLADMAGEIFRLDCLTYRIGWLKDNRDKLGEAYTDPLLMLGERAVWRTERRLERLDRRYRREAERPAKGLYAPEAIAADVALERMGKKPTAEPRPEGRLERPLRILCLLRRVADIAPTPRLREGHLSEIVWRLNPSDEAAVRMATGLKKTGGSSKTVHIALSGGPEAEPQLRWALGYGADAAYRIDASATADGSAWIEAITLLEKSGKYDLILTGSASEDGAEALGPFVAGALSRHFGRASSMEIVEEGRGLAVRSGADDSKIKVLPTEPLVLAWEGSDAPRPMEINRLIEGRLAPIRRLSVQEKVVPERLSPARTVVRKSETIRELGGVAEYLDAYRVGVRAMEAEPYRSRIDSMPLPTGPAVWTIIEAQQRKMIPALLGAANFLGRSLELNSYAAVLGPEETWPQLSGLAQARGLTGTVCIPAPEGLLTESGRMEWLENFSSVVPNIRIVCGPHWSDALAHLSGRINGKGSLLFTEVTEIDRREGLSLFKPAYGGKLRRSVNPVLSQTPHLLMTVSPTADFPSGEPSARFAAGKAEVKTIAVNPDRFESVPPLSLDDLASAEVIIDIGYGVRNQEGFHLVGRLKEAMEHLGLTVHLGATRKVTQDLKLLPLSHQIGQTGARVNPKLILALGISGAPQHMDYIGDRAVIFAFNKDPQAPLMKLNETRPAPVVHPIVGDLFVTIPKLIEMLSAK; this is encoded by the coding sequence ATGAAACGCTTCCGTTTTGATGTGATCGTCATCGGCTGCGGACCCGCCGGCGCCTCGGCTGCCGTGACACTGGCCCGGGCCGGACTGTCCGTTCTTGTATTGGAAGCCGGGGTTTATGCCGGCGCCGAAAACTGGTCCGGTTGCGTTTATTTCGCGGAAAACCTGGCGGAACCGGATGCATTCGGAGAGGCCGCCGTCACGGCCGCCCCTTACGAACGCCGGTTGGTGCGTAGGGGAATATTCCTGCACAACGGGCTGGATCTGGTCGGTCTTTCCTATCAAAACCAAGATACCTTCCGTCATTGTTACACGGTTCTTCGTCCCGTTTACGATCCTTACTGGGCCGACAAGGTCCAGACCCAGGGAGCGATGCTGCTGCCGCAAACGACCGTCACCTCCCTGATCCGAAGGGGCGGTCGCGTGGTCGGCGTCGAAACCGAACACGGGCCGGTTTATGCCGACGTAACCTTTATCGCCGAAGGCGATGCGTCCCATCTCATCCGGCGTGAACGGTTGGAGCGCGTTAGCGAGCCCCACTTCATGCAAGGAGTTAAGGCGGTTCTCAGCCTTCCGCCGACCGTAATTGACGAGCGCTTCCATCTCTCCCCGGGAGAAGGCTGTGCCCATGAATACCTGATTCGGAACGGGCAGATGGGCGGACAGACGGCTCATCTGAACATCGGCGCCTTTCTCTACACCAATCGGGACAGCCTTTCGTTCGGTTACGTGGTACCGCTTGAAAACTTAAAAGAAGCTTATCGCGGCGACCACAGCCGCCTGCTTGAATGGCTACGCGGCCTCCCCCATTTTAAGCCGCTTCTAAAGGACGCCGCTTTATCGGCCTACGGAACCAAGCTGATTCGCAGCGGCGGCTTAAGAGAACAACCGCTGCTTGTCGAAGACGGCCTTGCCGTCGGCGGCGCCGCAGCCGGCTTGGGGATCGATCTCCCCTATCCGAATTTCACAGGTCCTTCCTCGGCCAGCGGTCTGTTATTCGCCCGTGCCGTTCGCGGACTTCTCCATGACGGTCAATCAATCACGGCAGACCGCCTTCGGCAGAGTTATCTCGAGCCTTTGCAGGCCAGCGTCTACGGTCAAAATGCCGCGTTCTTGTCGTCTTGGCCCGAATATCTCGAAAACAGCCGGACCTTTTTCGGACGATCGGCCGACCTGGCCTGCGGACTGGTCCATTTTCTGACCCAGCCGAATGCCCGCTTATGGCAGGCCGCCCGTTTCCTGCGAGGCCACCTGTCGATCCGGACGCTTCGGGAAGTTTTCGGAGACGCCGCGCATATGATCCGGGCATCGGGACTCAAGTCGGCGCTTTCCGCCAGCCTGAAACCTTATCTGCTGGGTCGATGGACGGCCGCTCTTTTCAGACCGGGATTGAAGGCGCACCCCGGCTTTCAATTCCGGATCGAAATCCTGGACCGGCCGGCGGTGGATATTCAAAAATTTCCCTGGCCGCTCCGTCCTGTGCTGACGAGATTGTTGCCCGGGTTGGCCGAGGGGATGAAGATCGTCTACGCCAACGACGGCAGGCCTTTATCCGAGAAGTTCCGCGAGGCCTCCCGCAGCGTTCTCGAACGATTGAAAATTACCGATGGAATCACCCTCCCGGTCTTCGTTCTGTTCCTCGCGACTCTGGCTTTGGTGTCTGTTTTATTCGACTTCATCCGGTACTACCTGTTCCGACAGCCGGTCGAGAAGGTTTTGGGCGGACCCGTAACGGATTACCTTCATACCCAACAAACGCTGAGGGACCTGGATCAGGCCAAGACGGTCGATTCGTTCGAGGCGAAACTGGCCACCAATTCCTACCGTCTGGGACACCGTTCCCACATCCGCGTCCTCTGGCCGGAGGAGCTCGCGCATCACGGAGACCTGGCCCAATCCTCCCTCTGGTCGGTCTGCCCGGCACGGGTCTACCAGTACGATCCGCCCCTGGTCGGACGCGGCGTGGTAATGGTCAATTATGAAAATTGCATCAAATGCGAATCGTGCTGGCATGCCGCGGGGGATCAAGTGCGCTGGGGACGGCACACCGATCATCGCCTGATCTACAGGCCCGACTCGGAATCCATTCAGATTCTATTGGGTCAAAAACCTCCATCGAGCCCCCCACGCCCCCCGCGCGAAGAATCGGGACCCAGACCCGATCCCAAGCCGGGGGTTTCCATACAAGGCCCGCATCGAGAAATTCTTGCCGCCCTCTCCGATTCGCTCGCATCCGTTTTCCGGGCCGTTTGCGCGTTTGAGACCGCCGTGGAACACATCCCCGCCTCCGCCGATGCGACCCGACGCGAATGGCCCAGAAAAATTGGGGGGATGACGACCCAGCGGATGGGCGCGCTTGCATCCCTGCTCTCATCCGAAAAAATAACCGAGGCGTTTTCGGTCTCCGGATTTTCGGATCGGATCAGGATGGAATGGCATCAGATTCTCCAGGAGGACGGAAAGGATCTCGAACTTCAGTTGTCCGCCGGGCAGGAGTTCCATGCCTTATCGGCGGCCCGCCGAATTCGGGAGGAGGTTGTCCGTCCGATGATCGAAGCGGTGGATGCCATCCTTCCGCCTTCCGATGGAATGATGGGAGACCGGGACCGAAGGCCTCCCGAACCGAATCTTGGCGATCGGATCGCGGCGCTGTTTCCGGACCGCATCGTGAAAGAGTGGGAAAATTCCCCGATCCCATCGGATGCCCGCGAACGGCTTCATTATCTTTTCATGGAATATGCCGATCGACCGACATCTTTGATTCGAGCTCTCTCGTCCACGAGTCCGGCCTTGGGACTGCTGGCCGCCGGCCACACCGAGGCCTTGACGATTCTCAGGCAAACGGGGCAGCCTCTCCGCGGGGATTTGTGCGCCATAGACGCTCAGGTCCTATCGATCCAAAACGCAAAGGAGGGTCCCATCATCGATGGGGTCGTCGAACTTGTCCCGCTCTCCCTATCCAAGGGGCTGTTGATCGTTTGTGATAACGAAGCCTGGCAGGTTCCCCTTGGACAGCCGGGGCTTAAAACGACCCCGACGCCGGCCGTCGGGTTCCGATCGGCCGGACTTCATCGATTGGAATTCAAGGCTGTCAAGGCTCATGGACCGGCGCTTCCCGTCGGCGACGGTCGGCGCTTCGGGACGGATTATGCCGCCGTCGCCCTTGGAACGGCGGATTACCTGGCCCGTCGCGTCAAGGAGCATGCGGATGGCCGCGTGCAGTTCGCCCACCAGATGCGGGACACGCAGGGCAGGGACGGAATCGCCAAGCTGGGCGCGGTCAAGGCCATGATCGCACGCATCGAAGCCTGGCACCTCCTCCTCACCGTGCTTTTGGAGGAGGGCATCGATCCCGGCCCGCCGGAGCATTTCCCGGGATGGCCGGACCTCTGCGCGACGGTCGCGACCCTGGCCTTCGGGCCCCAGGCGGGACAAATGGGATACGACGCCGGCCAGGTCTTCGGAGGGTTTGCCTATTCCGAGGACGATCTTCTGTCCCGCGCCTACCGGGACAGCGCATTGTTTCGGTTTCTGCCCGCGGGCTTCGGCGCCGCGGAACGCCTGATGCGCCGCCTTCAGGAAAATCGCGACGCCCTTGAATCCGCGGTCGCCTCAAGGAACCGTCTGTGGAATGAAGTTCGAAAGGGCCCCTTGGCCGACACGGCGACACGATGGGATGAAACGACTAAGCGCTGGATGGGGCTCTCCTCCGAATGCGATCCGGCCCTCTCCGGCGAGGCGGGCGCATTGCTGTTGGGGGCGCACCGGGTTCTGTGCCAGGTGCAGCAGAAACTCGAGCAGGCGCTTCCGGTCGAAGGAGAGGCGGCCTCGAGCGCGGTCGTGATCCATCTGGCCGAACAGGCCGTGGACGCGATGGAGTTCCGGCGGCGAGACTCTCCCCTCCTGCCCATCGCGGTTTTTCCGGAAAGGCCCGCGGCCGAGCGGGTGGAACTGCCAATGTCATACGAGGCGATCTGCAATCCTTCGTCCGCCGGATCATCCCAGCCTTATCAATCCGGTCAGTATTTGCTCGCGCCCCTTGATCCCTCGGTCCGCTTCGTTCCCGAAGTCCAATTGCACGATCCCTCGCTTCGCGATCGATGGCAGGGCTGCACCGACTGGTTCCTCGAGCATATCTGGACGAAGAGTTTCGATGGAATGCATATCGAAAGATATGTGGAGAAAATCCACGGAATACCGGACGGCACGCTCGAAGGGTTCAAGAAGAACGGATATTTTTCAACGGTCATTCCCTCGGAGCTGGACGGCGGCGGCTGGTGGAAGGCGGAATATTATATCCTGACGACGGCGGCCGGCCGTTTCGGCGACGCCGGTTTGTTGCTTGTGATCATGGCCAGCACCAGCATCGGAACGACGCCGATGCTCCTCGGACTGGAAAAGGAGCTGCCGCTTGCGGTCCAGGAGCTGGAACCGCTGGCCCGCGATCCGCAACAGCTCGGAGAGATCGGGGATCGCTTGGACCGGCTGATCGCCGGAATGAAACGGCCGGACCCCGCCCGTCTGAAAAAGGGGTTCACGGAATTGATGTCCCTCGTCGATTCGCGGATCCGCCACACCCGCGTGGTGAAATACCTGGCGGCGAATTTTCTTAAGACTTTTTACGCCGCCGCCATCGCGGGTCAACGCCGGGACCTGGAAGGATTCCGCCGGGGTCTGGCGGAGGCCAAACCCCTGTTTGACATCCTGGCGCCGACCATCCGGCTGGCGGTGGACGAATTGCCGCGACGCGAACGGGCCCATCAATTTTTCTTAAAGAAACTCGGGCACGGAGGAATCAGCGCCTTTGCCTTGACCGAGCCGACGGCCGGCTCCGACACCGGCGGGGTGAAGACCACGGCCCGTCCGATGAGCCGCCCCCTGACCTCTCTCGAGGATGGGCGCTATCGTTTCAGCTTGACGAATGATGAAACCCCAAATCATCCTTCGCTGCGTTACATCATCGACGCCGACCGGGTCCGCTTCGACGACCGGTCCGGTCCGTCGGGAATGGTTTACGAGCTTCCCACGGGAGAGGGCGTTCCGATCCGATGCGACGAGTACAACTATGACACGGATGAGGGCCTGCGCTATTATGTTTTTCGTGGCCAAAAAATATATTTTCATGACATCGCCCAGATCCGGGTCCGAGACGGAAAACCGGTCTACGATTTCTACGAATTAAACGGCGCCAAGATGTGGATCACCAACGGTCGCGTGGCCACGCAGTACTGTCTCTACGCCCAGTCACCGGAAGGGGTGACGGGCTTCATGGTGGACCGCCATGCCGAGGGATTGAAGGTCGGGGCCGATGAGCGGAAGATGGGCCAACGAGGCTCGCCCACGAACGAGATCGCGATCGACCAGGTCCGAGTTCCCAAGGAATGTATCATCGGCTATGAAGGCCACGGTCAGGTCAACGCGCTCGAGACGCTCAATGTCGGCCGCTGCGGACTGGCCGTCGCCTCGATCACGCTGATGCGAAAGCTTCTCCTCGACGCCATCGAGCAGGTTCCCTCGACCCCGCGGCGCGATCGGCTCCTGGGAGAAGCCGCGGCCATCCTGTTCGGATCGGATTCGATGACCTTTCACCTGGTCGGCCTCTTTGATCGTCATACGACCGAATCGGTCCGGATGGAATCGGCGATCGCCAAGTATGTCTGCTCGGAGGATCTGCACGAAGTGATGACGTTGATCGAGGAGGCCTACGGCCCCGTCGGCGTCACCGAACGATACCGCGTAGAAAAGCTCCGGCGCGACTCCCGGATCCTGAATATCTATGAAGGCACGAACGAGGTTCAGCGCTTCCTCATCCTGAAAGATCTCGTCGCCCTGTCGAAGGAATGGAAGCCGATCCCGTTTCCGGAGAATTCGGAGCCTCCGTCCCGCCTGGCCTTCTGGAAAGAACTGCTTCGCGGACATGTCGCGGCCGCCGCGGAACCTTTGGGCGACACCGTCTGGATGGACGCGGTGCTTCAGCCCACCTTTTTCCTGTTGGCCGATATGGCCGGCGAGATCTTTCGTCTGGACTGTCTGACTTATCGCATCGGTTGGCTGAAAGACAATCGCGATAAGCTGGGAGAGGCCTATACCGACCCTCTTCTGATGCTGGGCGAACGGGCCGTATGGCGAACCGAACGACGGCTGGAACGGCTCGATCGACGTTATCGTCGGGAGGCGGAGCGACCGGCGAAGGGCCTCTACGCCCCGGAGGCGATCGCGGCCGATGTCGCTCTGGAGCGGATGGGGAAGAAACCGACGGCCGAACCAAGGCCGGAGGGCCGACTGGAACGACCGCTTCGGATTCTCTGTCTGCTCCGACGGGTGGCCGATATCGCTCCCACCCCGCGGCTCAGAGAAGGACACCTGTCCGAAATCGTTTGGCGTTTAAACCCCTCCGACGAAGCCGCGGTCCGCATGGCGACCGGCTTAAAAAAGACCGGCGGCTCATCCAAGACGGTTCATATCGCATTGTCCGGGGGACCCGAAGCCGAACCCCAGCTCCGCTGGGCCCTGGGGTACGGGGCCGACGCGGCCTACCGCATCGACGCATCCGCGACGGCCGACGGCTCCGCTTGGATCGAGGCGATTACCCTTCTTGAAAAATCCGGAAAGTACGACCTGATTCTGACCGGGTCCGCCTCGGAAGACGGCGCCGAGGCCCTCGGGCCTTTCGTGGCCGGTGCCCTGTCGCGCCATTTTGGGAGGGCCTCTTCCATGGAGATCGTGGAGGAGGGCCGCGGGCTTGCGGTCCGGTCGGGCGCGGATGACTCGAAGATCAAGGTGCTTCCGACGGAGCCCTTGGTCCTGGCTTGGGAAGGATCCGACGCCCCCCGTCCCATGGAGATCAACCGATTGATCGAGGGGAGGCTGGCCCCCATCCGGCGCTTATCGGTTCAGGAGAAGGTGGTCCCCGAACGATTATCCCCCGCCCGTACGGTCGTCCGCAAAAGCGAAACGATCCGTGAGCTGGGCGGGGTGGCCGAGTACCTTGACGCCTATCGGGTCGGAGTCCGGGCGATGGAGGCCGAGCCCTATCGATCGAGGATCGATTCTATGCCCCTTCCGACCGGACCGGCGGTCTGGACAATTATTGAAGCGCAGCAACGCAAGATGATTCCGGCCCTGCTGGGCGCGGCCAATTTCCTGGGACGGTCTCTGGAACTGAACAGCTATGCCGCGGTATTGGGGCCGGAGGAGACCTGGCCGCAGCTGAGCGGCCTGGCACAGGCCCGCGGCTTGACCGGGACGGTCTGCATTCCGGCTCCCGAAGGTCTGTTGACTGAATCCGGCCGGATGGAATGGCTTGAAAACTTTTCAAGCGTTGTCCCGAATATCCGGATCGTCTGCGGCCCGCACTGGTCCGATGCCCTTGCGCATTTGTCGGGACGTATCAACGGCAAAGGCTCCCTGCTTTTCACCGAGGTGACCGAGATCGACCGACGCGAGGGCCTCTCGCTTTTTAAACCGGCCTACGGGGGGAAATTGCGGCGATCCGTCAACCCGGTCCTTTCGCAGACCCCCCATTTGCTTATGACGGTCTCCCCGACCGCCGATTTTCCGTCGGGCGAACCCTCGGCCCGATTCGCGGCCGGGAAGGCGGAGGTAAAAACAATCGCTGTCAATCCCGACCGCTTCGAATCCGTGCCTCCGCTTTCCCTGGATGACCTGGCCTCGGCCGAGGTGATTATCGACATCGGATACGGCGTCCGGAATCAGGAAGGATTTCATCTCGTGGGCCGGCTCAAGGAGGCTATGGAACATTTGGGCCTGACGGTTCATCTCGGCGCGACGCGCAAAGTGACCCAAGATCTTAAACTCCTCCCGCTTTCGCACCAGATCGGCCAGACCGGGGCGAGGGTGAATCCGAAATTGATTCTCGCGCTGGGCATTTCCGGGGCGCCACAGCACATGGACTACATCGGCGACCGCGCCGTGATCTTCGCCTTCAACAAAGACCCCCAGGCCCCGCTCATGAAACTCAACGAAACCCGCCCGGCACCCGTCGTCCATCCGATCGTCGGCGATCTTTTCGTTACCATTCCGAAATTGATCGAGATGCTGTCGGCAAAATAA
- a CDS encoding DUF5069 domain-containing protein, translating to MNPPIPLRSPREMLGGYVFLPRLIDKVRLHAQGKLPPEYVGNLLKPGLTLDGRLLTFTGLNAEALRRAILTSKTDVEIFAWVERHAKPHTEGEKRQWIAEIESYRPNPETARWRRETYKELAARIDPATLSLFDLIDMDEGRIPPP from the coding sequence ATGAATCCACCGATTCCCCTCCGATCCCCGCGCGAAATGCTGGGCGGGTATGTTTTTCTTCCGCGATTGATCGACAAGGTCCGGCTGCACGCGCAAGGAAAACTCCCGCCGGAATATGTCGGCAATCTCCTCAAACCGGGATTGACTCTGGACGGACGCTTGCTTACGTTTACCGGGCTGAATGCGGAGGCGTTGCGTCGTGCAATCCTGACCTCGAAGACGGACGTCGAGATCTTTGCCTGGGTCGAGCGACATGCAAAGCCCCATACTGAGGGCGAGAAGCGGCAATGGATCGCGGAGATCGAGTCCTATCGGCCGAATCCGGAAACAGCCCGATGGCGAAGGGAGACTTACAAGGAATTGGCCGCCCGGATCGATCCGGCTACGCTGAGCCTGTTTGATCTGATCGACATGGACGAAGGCCGGATTCCCCCACCATGA
- a CDS encoding cytochrome C has protein sequence MWRKFGLAIFVWCLATVGTADALDILKGVMPGKVSRVHEKSEGRCLDCHDLVKKVFYDKCLACHKEVKKDVELKTGFHGKTDASRCETCHTEHKGRESHIAQFDSAHFDHGKTQFELSGKHQTTKCDRCHLKPKFRETPHDCFSCHLEKDKHKGALGKSCERCHNSEAWKKISFDHSRTRFPLEGKHAPVACEKCHASDNFKATPMACVGCHLNKDKHKGVLGKQCESCHTVKDWKAIVFDHDKTEFKLLGSHRQVECNKCHKTPQLRETPKTCVECHKRVDRHKGVLGPQCAQCHTVKEWKDVLFDHDKTRFNLVGKHQNVECLKCHKTPDMKSTPKTCVECHKEDDYHKGKLGRECARCHSAVDWKKIGFDHSKTDYPLIGKHLDVPCSKCHVQEAYKIPSRCASCHRPDDKHKGQLGDTCETCHTEKGWKDIQKFDHQKTNFKLLDKHRDVRCSECHKTALFKDTSSVCNDCHIKDDYHKGHFGKKCEACHTAKTWKRDDFDHAKETGYALVMKHSQLKCEQCHVKQLFSQKTSRMCVRCHQKDDIHEGELGTRCEICHSEAGFKVIKRLPLGTSYFGRKDHKGLMKTQEKGPVITWETVPDSLRIVRIP, from the coding sequence ATGTGGAGAAAATTCGGCCTTGCAATTTTCGTGTGGTGTCTCGCAACCGTTGGGACGGCCGACGCGCTCGACATCCTGAAGGGTGTGATGCCCGGGAAGGTTTCCCGGGTCCACGAAAAATCTGAAGGACGCTGCCTGGATTGTCATGATCTCGTCAAAAAGGTTTTTTACGATAAATGTCTGGCCTGTCACAAGGAAGTCAAAAAAGATGTCGAACTGAAGACCGGTTTCCACGGAAAAACCGACGCCTCCCGGTGCGAGACCTGCCACACGGAACACAAGGGACGTGAAAGCCATATCGCCCAATTTGATTCCGCCCACTTCGACCACGGAAAGACGCAATTCGAATTGTCCGGGAAGCATCAAACCACGAAATGCGATCGCTGCCACCTAAAACCGAAGTTCCGAGAAACCCCCCACGATTGTTTTTCCTGCCACCTTGAAAAGGATAAGCACAAAGGGGCGCTGGGAAAGTCCTGCGAGCGTTGCCATAATTCGGAGGCATGGAAGAAGATCAGCTTCGACCATTCCCGCACGCGGTTTCCGTTGGAGGGGAAACATGCTCCGGTCGCGTGTGAAAAATGCCACGCCTCCGATAATTTCAAGGCGACGCCGATGGCCTGCGTGGGCTGTCATCTTAACAAGGACAAGCACAAAGGGGTTCTGGGCAAGCAGTGCGAGAGCTGTCATACGGTGAAGGATTGGAAGGCCATTGTCTTTGACCATGACAAAACCGAATTTAAACTGCTGGGAAGCCATCGCCAGGTGGAATGCAATAAATGCCATAAAACGCCTCAGCTTCGGGAAACGCCGAAGACCTGCGTCGAGTGCCATAAGCGTGTCGACCGGCATAAGGGCGTCCTCGGTCCCCAATGCGCGCAATGTCACACGGTGAAGGAGTGGAAGGACGTTTTATTCGACCACGACAAGACCCGGTTTAATCTGGTCGGAAAACATCAAAACGTGGAATGCCTGAAATGTCATAAAACTCCGGACATGAAATCGACGCCGAAGACCTGTGTCGAGTGCCATAAAGAGGACGATTACCACAAAGGCAAACTGGGACGGGAATGCGCCCGTTGCCATTCGGCCGTGGATTGGAAGAAAATCGGTTTCGATCATTCGAAGACGGACTATCCGCTCATCGGGAAGCATCTGGACGTTCCCTGCTCGAAATGCCATGTCCAGGAGGCCTACAAGATCCCGAGTCGATGCGCCTCGTGTCATCGGCCTGACGATAAGCACAAGGGGCAATTGGGGGATACCTGCGAGACCTGCCATACGGAAAAGGGATGGAAGGACATTCAGAAATTCGACCATCAGAAAACGAATTTTAAGCTTCTGGACAAACACCGGGATGTTCGCTGTTCCGAATGTCATAAGACGGCGCTTTTCAAGGACACCTCCTCGGTCTGTAACGATTGTCATATAAAAGACGACTATCACAAGGGGCACTTCGGGAAAAAATGCGAGGCTTGTCACACCGCGAAGACCTGGAAACGGGATGATTTTGATCACGCGAAGGAGACCGGTTATGCGCTCGTAATGAAGCACAGTCAATTGAAATGCGAGCAATGCCATGTCAAACAGCTCTTTTCCCAAAAAACGTCCCGCATGTGCGTTCGATGCCACCAGAAAGACGACATTCATGAGGGCGAGTTGGGAACACGATGCGAGATCTGTCACAGCGAGGCCGGGTTTAAGGTGATTAAAAGACTGCCGTTGGGGACGAGTTACTTCGGTCGCAAAGATCACAAAGGGTTGATGAAAACGCAGGAAAAAGGGCCGGTCATTACTTGGGAAACTGTTCCGGATTCCTTACGCATCGTCCGGATACCGTAG